A stretch of the Pseudomonas sp. ACM7 genome encodes the following:
- a CDS encoding ATPase: MKLALVSTLTMTILLTGCSIPTAPKAVSSLDGVFTEPVGRSSATHVTNGSNVSLGIVYSRNTQTNRAYLQDYQANAGTGFGQSLLVQSIHDAYVATSKPDLAVDWVKASLQRQFGSATVYPDMQSLRAAKPDVVAIVDTRSQLMTSRSSDISANVSAAFYDTHFNYIGTAKGHDAKELSPVWADYKRSEEIVADINEQQNVQVRALQKFDQSLSNLLTRPTDKVSMIDNTTGINLY; encoded by the coding sequence ATGAAACTTGCACTTGTCAGCACCTTGACGATGACGATTCTTTTAACGGGCTGTTCAATACCCACTGCACCGAAGGCTGTTTCTTCGCTCGACGGCGTCTTCACCGAGCCGGTGGGCCGCAGCAGCGCCACGCATGTCACCAATGGCAGCAACGTGTCCCTGGGCATCGTCTACAGCCGCAACACTCAGACTAACCGCGCCTACCTTCAGGATTACCAGGCCAACGCCGGCACCGGTTTCGGCCAGAGCCTGCTGGTGCAGTCGATTCACGACGCCTACGTCGCCACCTCCAAACCGGACCTGGCGGTGGACTGGGTCAAAGCATCCTTGCAACGTCAGTTTGGCTCGGCGACCGTATACCCCGACATGCAAAGCCTGAGAGCGGCGAAGCCGGACGTGGTCGCCATTGTCGATACCCGCAGTCAATTGATGACATCTCGCAGTTCGGATATCAGCGCGAATGTCAGCGCAGCATTCTACGATACCCACTTCAACTACATCGGCACTGCGAAAGGGCATGACGCTAAAGAACTGAGTCCGGTATGGGCGGACTATAAACGCAGCGAAGAGATAGTTGCCGACATTAACGAACAACAAAACGTGCAAGTTCGGGCCTTGCAGAAGTTTGACCAGTCGCTCAGCAATTTATTGACCAGACCGACAGATAAAGTGTCGATGATCGATAACACAACAGGCATAAATTTGTATTGA
- a CDS encoding cupin domain-containing protein, protein MKAFRYCAAPLAALALTVSVAAFAHDPSEKVTVLQDQMLKNVPGKKALMIEVDYKPGQSSIAHKHEGTAMAYVISGSIVSQVKGEQPKTYKAGEYWYEPAGSEHLVSKNASATKPAKLLVFMVLAPDEKVLIPLEN, encoded by the coding sequence ATGAAAGCCTTCCGCTACTGCGCTGCCCCCCTCGCCGCTCTCGCCCTGACCGTTTCCGTCGCGGCATTCGCCCACGACCCATCGGAAAAAGTCACGGTGTTGCAGGACCAGATGCTGAAAAACGTGCCGGGTAAAAAAGCGCTGATGATCGAAGTCGATTACAAACCCGGCCAATCGTCCATTGCCCACAAGCACGAGGGCACGGCCATGGCTTACGTTATTTCTGGATCGATCGTTTCTCAAGTGAAAGGCGAGCAACCGAAGACCTACAAGGCCGGCGAGTATTGGTATGAACCGGCCGGATCGGAACATTTGGTCTCGAAAAATGCCAGTGCAACCAAACCTGCCAAACTCTTGGTGTTTATGGTGTTAGCGCCCGACGAAAAAGTATTGATCCCTTTGGAAAACTGA
- a CDS encoding putative quinol monooxygenase produces the protein MSNEVINTVKVQAAAGRSDELGKQLQKIVDTLRELPGCDSYMVDRCPEDDNRWTVSARWQSEAAMQMHFNCPEVQGFIGLIDSRLANSVDFNSFPIV, from the coding sequence ATGTCCAACGAAGTGATCAATACCGTTAAGGTGCAGGCCGCCGCCGGCCGCTCGGACGAACTGGGCAAGCAACTGCAAAAAATTGTCGACACCCTGCGCGAACTACCGGGCTGTGATTCCTATATGGTTGACCGCTGCCCCGAGGACGACAACCGCTGGACTGTCAGCGCCCGCTGGCAATCGGAAGCGGCCATGCAAATGCATTTCAACTGCCCTGAAGTACAAGGCTTTATCGGCCTGATCGACAGCCGTCTGGCCAACAGCGTCGACTTCAACAGCTTTCCTATCGTTTAG
- a CDS encoding PLP-dependent aminotransferase family protein, with protein MELHVVINGRKDLAGQLYNQLRSAIESGRLAAGTQLPPSRLLAEQLGISRKTISDTYTQLTYENFLTGVIGKGTYVNARPAKITRKQSHSELASAEVIESWRNLPVFLRHPTLEGSLRYDFIGGATSKGQFPQDDWRRCTAHALRQIAASKGFYSLPEGLPALRNAIARHIAFSRGVNCQDEDVVVCNGAQQALDLISRVLTRPGSIVAMEDPGYPPARLLFGTHGATVIGVPVDAEGIQVDKIPLGTRLIYVTPSHQFPLGMPMSQARRVALLERAHELGAIIIEDDYDSEFRYEGRPTDSLQSMDERGIVAYVGTFSKTLLPELRLGYAILPPAILEAVIRAKQLTDLHTSTLPQWALAKFIAEGCLLKHIRRCHTIYAGRRERILERMAGDLSPWLEAVPTTAGFHMVVMCKVSIDIPLVITLAKKVEVGVYPIDSFFYQQAPQSGLFLGFGAIETLDIDIALDRLRDILQQVT; from the coding sequence ATGGAACTTCACGTTGTCATCAACGGCCGCAAGGACCTGGCAGGCCAGTTGTACAACCAACTGCGCAGCGCCATCGAATCCGGCCGTCTGGCAGCCGGGACGCAACTACCGCCCAGTCGTTTACTCGCTGAACAATTGGGCATTTCGCGCAAGACCATTTCCGACACCTACACGCAACTGACCTACGAAAACTTCCTCACCGGGGTCATCGGCAAAGGCACCTACGTCAATGCCCGACCGGCGAAAATCACCCGTAAACAGAGCCATTCGGAGCTGGCCAGTGCCGAGGTCATCGAGTCCTGGCGCAACCTGCCGGTGTTCCTTCGCCATCCGACACTGGAAGGCTCGTTGCGCTACGACTTCATCGGCGGCGCCACCAGCAAGGGCCAGTTTCCCCAGGATGACTGGCGGCGCTGCACCGCTCACGCCTTGCGCCAGATCGCAGCTTCCAAGGGTTTCTACAGCCTGCCCGAAGGCCTGCCGGCGCTACGCAATGCGATCGCCCGGCACATCGCGTTTTCCCGCGGGGTCAATTGCCAGGACGAAGACGTGGTGGTGTGCAACGGCGCGCAACAGGCACTGGACCTGATCTCCCGGGTGCTCACCCGTCCCGGCAGCATTGTCGCCATGGAAGACCCCGGCTATCCGCCTGCACGCCTGTTGTTCGGTACCCACGGCGCCACGGTGATCGGCGTCCCGGTGGATGCGGAAGGCATTCAGGTGGACAAGATTCCCCTTGGCACCCGGCTGATCTATGTCACTCCGTCCCACCAGTTCCCGCTCGGCATGCCGATGAGCCAGGCGCGCCGGGTGGCGCTGCTGGAGCGGGCCCATGAGTTGGGCGCGATCATCATCGAGGATGATTACGACAGCGAATTCCGCTACGAAGGCCGGCCCACCGACTCGCTGCAAAGCATGGACGAACGCGGCATCGTCGCCTACGTCGGAACCTTTTCGAAAACCCTGCTGCCGGAGCTGCGCCTGGGTTATGCGATCCTGCCGCCAGCGATTCTCGAAGCGGTCATTCGCGCCAAGCAGCTCACCGACCTGCACACCTCCACCTTGCCCCAATGGGCGCTGGCCAAGTTCATCGCCGAAGGCTGTCTGCTCAAGCACATTCGGCGCTGCCATACGATTTATGCCGGGCGTCGTGAGCGGATCCTCGAGCGCATGGCCGGCGATCTGTCACCGTGGCTCGAGGCTGTCCCGACCACCGCCGGGTTCCACATGGTGGTTATGTGCAAAGTGTCTATCGATATTCCATTGGTGATTACACTTGCGAAAAAGGTCGAAGTCGGGGTGTATCCCATCGACAGCTTTTTCTATCAGCAAGCGCCGCAGTCCGGGCTTTTCCTCGGTTTTGGCGCCATTGAAACCCTGGACATCGACATCGCCCTGGACCGCCTGCGGGACATTTTGCAGCAGGTTACCTGA
- a CDS encoding carboxymuconolactone decarboxylase family protein: MNPRLDYYSASPKAMKAMIAMEALTSNLSIEPALLHLIKIRASQLNGCAFCTDMHSVDARRLGETDRRLYSIVVWRDSGFFNARERAALAWTEAVTLLSESHVPDEVYAQAREQFSEGEMVDLTIAITTINSWNRLAVSFRQTPGG; encoded by the coding sequence ATGAACCCCCGCCTGGATTACTACAGCGCATCGCCCAAAGCGATGAAAGCGATGATTGCCATGGAGGCCTTGACCAGCAACCTCAGCATCGAGCCGGCCTTGCTGCACTTGATCAAAATCCGAGCCTCGCAACTCAATGGCTGCGCCTTCTGCACCGACATGCACTCGGTGGATGCCCGGCGCCTGGGCGAGACTGACCGTCGGTTGTATTCGATCGTGGTCTGGCGCGACAGCGGTTTCTTCAATGCGCGAGAACGCGCGGCGCTGGCCTGGACCGAAGCCGTCACCTTGCTCTCTGAAAGCCATGTGCCGGACGAGGTCTACGCGCAGGCCCGGGAGCAGTTCAGCGAAGGCGAGATGGTCGACCTGACCATCGCCATCACCACCATCAACAGCTGGAATCGACTGGCGGTGAGTTTTCGGCAAACCCCTGGAGGCTGA
- a CDS encoding LysR family transcriptional regulator — translation MRFMETTDRQQVAQYRSPVEKTSSWRALAAGIDPVLAQSFRVSARCGCFMQAARSLNIKATQLRKQLAQLETQLQCSLFSHSENGVALSRDGLQLQSQLIALAHERDLQVIEQPLIRLAVAESILHDILGRDLVALLRRNASVRLDIITLDSELSLQAVSADVVLWLAGTDSPLPGPSFAVSEPRRLARLDYLPHIAKRYSRVASRPDSLDDLADFLLVQWQHDRQVDCFRPWNTLVDQRLAGVVQLHSYELMLEMIRCSACIGLLPGYISRFDRGLIALPGLFSQPMQRQVWVAVNAQSEGSAQVQMIVELIQNTFEERREWFEQPSAV, via the coding sequence ATGCGATTCATGGAAACCACAGATCGTCAGCAAGTTGCGCAGTACCGCTCTCCCGTAGAAAAAACCTCATCCTGGCGCGCACTGGCGGCAGGGATCGATCCGGTGCTGGCGCAGTCTTTTCGGGTCAGTGCCCGTTGCGGCTGTTTCATGCAGGCAGCCCGCAGCCTCAACATCAAGGCCACCCAACTGCGCAAACAATTGGCGCAGCTTGAAACGCAACTGCAGTGCTCGCTGTTCAGCCACTCAGAGAATGGCGTTGCCCTCAGTCGTGACGGATTGCAGCTGCAATCGCAGTTGATTGCCCTGGCCCACGAGCGCGACTTGCAGGTGATCGAACAGCCGTTGATTCGCCTGGCCGTCGCCGAATCGATCCTGCATGACATTCTCGGTCGCGATCTGGTTGCCTTGTTGCGGCGCAACGCCAGCGTGCGCCTGGACATCATCACCCTCGACAGTGAACTGTCCCTGCAAGCGGTCAGTGCCGATGTGGTGCTGTGGCTGGCCGGCACCGATTCACCGCTGCCCGGCCCGAGTTTTGCTGTCAGCGAGCCTCGGCGTCTGGCGCGGCTCGACTATCTGCCCCACATCGCCAAACGTTATTCACGGGTCGCGTCGCGGCCAGACAGCCTCGATGACCTGGCGGATTTCCTGCTGGTGCAATGGCAGCATGACCGTCAGGTCGACTGTTTTCGGCCGTGGAATACCCTCGTGGACCAACGCCTGGCCGGAGTGGTGCAGTTGCATTCCTATGAACTGATGCTGGAGATGATCCGTTGCAGCGCCTGTATTGGCCTGCTGCCCGGATACATCAGCCGCTTCGACCGCGGCCTTATTGCATTGCCGGGGCTGTTCAGTCAACCGATGCAGCGGCAGGTGTGGGTGGCGGTCAATGCGCAGTCCGAGGGTTCAGCGCAGGTGCAGATGATCGTTGAGCTGATCCAGAACACCTTCGAAGAGCGGCGGGAGTGGTTCGAACAACCTTCGGCGGTATAG
- a CDS encoding GNAT family N-acetyltransferase: MPATDAVISLERFKESHIDGITALYNDPAITRQVLQMPFQSPEVWRKRLAPDNERVVQLVALHQGTVIGNIGLEQFSRIRRSHAGNLGMGVAVGWQGKGVGSKLLAAALDIADNWMNLQRLELSVYADNEAAIGLYRKFGFETEGLFRDYAVRDGGWVDALSMARLRRTPKAG, from the coding sequence ATGCCCGCCACTGACGCTGTCATCTCCCTCGAACGTTTCAAAGAATCCCACATTGACGGTATTACCGCGCTCTACAACGACCCGGCCATTACCCGGCAGGTACTGCAAATGCCATTTCAGTCCCCCGAAGTCTGGCGCAAGCGCCTGGCGCCGGATAATGAGCGTGTGGTGCAGCTGGTGGCGCTGCATCAAGGGACGGTCATCGGCAATATCGGCCTGGAGCAGTTTTCGCGGATCCGTCGCAGCCATGCTGGCAATCTCGGCATGGGCGTCGCGGTGGGCTGGCAGGGCAAGGGCGTCGGCTCGAAGCTGTTGGCGGCGGCGCTGGACATCGCTGACAACTGGATGAACCTGCAACGGCTCGAGCTTTCGGTTTACGCCGACAACGAAGCTGCCATCGGGCTTTATCGCAAGTTCGGCTTCGAAACCGAAGGGCTGTTTCGCGACTACGCCGTGCGTGATGGCGGATGGGTCGATGCCTTGAGTATGGCGCGGCTGCGTCGCACGCCCAAGGCCGGTTGA
- a CDS encoding aspartate/glutamate racemase family protein: MRTIGLIGGMSWESSAEYYRLINQQVRDRLGPLRSAKLLMYSVDFGPVEQAQHAGRWDDAAAILVDAARRLEAGGADCVVLCTNTMHKVAGQIQAAIAIPFLHIADSAGQAAVDTGALEVGLLGTAFTMEQDFLKERLTSMGLTVLVPEAEERQAVHRIIYDELCVGVTSEASRKVYQQVIESLSRRGAQAIILGCTEIGLLIKPEHSALPLLDTTELHAQAAVAFALGE, encoded by the coding sequence ATGCGCACCATCGGCCTTATCGGCGGCATGAGCTGGGAGTCCAGCGCCGAGTATTACCGTCTCATCAATCAGCAGGTACGCGACCGGCTCGGGCCGTTGCGTTCGGCGAAGTTGCTAATGTACAGCGTCGACTTTGGCCCTGTCGAACAGGCCCAGCATGCCGGGCGCTGGGACGATGCCGCGGCGATTCTGGTGGATGCGGCGCGTAGGCTAGAGGCCGGTGGTGCCGATTGCGTGGTGCTGTGTACCAACACCATGCACAAAGTGGCCGGGCAGATTCAGGCAGCGATCGCCATTCCCTTCCTGCACATCGCCGATTCGGCCGGTCAGGCTGCCGTCGATACGGGTGCGCTGGAGGTCGGATTGCTCGGCACAGCGTTCACCATGGAGCAGGACTTCCTCAAGGAACGCCTGACTTCAATGGGGCTGACCGTACTGGTGCCGGAGGCCGAGGAACGCCAAGCCGTGCACCGGATCATCTATGACGAGTTGTGCGTCGGGGTGACCAGCGAGGCGTCACGCAAGGTCTATCAGCAGGTCATCGAATCACTGAGCCGACGTGGCGCCCAGGCCATCATCCTCGGTTGCACGGAAATCGGCCTGCTGATCAAACCTGAGCACAGCGCCCTACCCTTGCTCGACACCACCGAACTGCATGCACAGGCGGCGGTGGCGTTCGCGTTGGGTGAGTGA
- a CDS encoding AraC family transcriptional regulator, with translation MPAALSQELLGGRLCLQLLPRAAYSARDPVQWQTLGVTLERQHGVHAIDSDHRVDFDTLPGVLAYTPVGVEVFSESASGGEYLLMRLDEPLANQCLPSVDRRVQSSGNRRALMLGRELRRLLLAPQPDRLALEQRAVEFVGLMNPKTNTAQRVTSRVFTQVLDQIAEQFHEPLTLEQLAATYGQNELRFLRDFTRAIGLTPHAYLVEVRLQAARRMIEHTDLSLADIALNAGFAHQSHMGSAFRKYLAMTPSQYRSRF, from the coding sequence ATGCCAGCGGCGCTGAGCCAGGAGCTGCTGGGCGGCAGACTCTGCTTGCAGCTTTTGCCCCGTGCGGCTTACAGCGCGCGTGACCCTGTGCAGTGGCAAACCCTTGGGGTGACGCTGGAACGTCAACACGGCGTGCACGCCATCGATTCGGATCATCGGGTGGATTTCGACACCTTGCCTGGCGTACTGGCTTACACCCCGGTCGGCGTGGAGGTGTTTTCCGAATCGGCCAGCGGTGGCGAATACCTGCTGATGCGTCTGGACGAGCCGTTGGCTAATCAGTGTTTACCCTCGGTTGACCGCCGTGTGCAGTCTTCGGGCAATCGCCGCGCGCTGATGCTGGGCCGGGAACTGCGGCGTCTGTTGCTCGCTCCGCAACCGGACAGGCTGGCGCTTGAGCAAAGGGCGGTGGAATTCGTTGGTTTGATGAACCCGAAGACCAATACCGCGCAACGTGTCACGTCCAGGGTTTTCACCCAAGTGCTGGATCAGATCGCCGAGCAGTTCCACGAACCCCTGACCCTGGAACAATTGGCCGCCACCTACGGACAAAACGAGCTGCGCTTCCTGCGCGACTTTACCCGGGCCATCGGCCTGACACCCCACGCTTACCTCGTTGAAGTGCGGCTTCAGGCGGCACGCCGGATGATCGAACACACCGACCTGTCCCTGGCCGACATCGCCCTGAACGCGGGGTTCGCCCATCAGTCCCACATGGGCAGTGCCTTTCGCAAATACCTGGCCATGACCCCCAGCCAATACCGTTCACGCTTTTAG
- a CDS encoding cbb3-type cytochrome c oxidase subunit 3 — MIEVVLNVLGVAGLWLAVEYCLKHQTAESLDEASLIAFADDPEVARRVELATGKRVKTVAPEEAKPGWGNLEI; from the coding sequence ATGATTGAGGTCGTGCTGAATGTGTTGGGCGTCGCGGGGCTTTGGCTGGCGGTTGAATACTGCCTGAAGCATCAGACGGCAGAGAGTCTGGATGAAGCCAGTTTGATTGCGTTTGCCGATGACCCGGAGGTGGCGCGGCGGGTGGAATTGGCGACGGGCAAGCGTGTGAAGACGGTGGCGCCGGAAGAAGCGAAACCGGGTTGGGGCAACCTCGAAATTTGA
- the ccoN gene encoding cytochrome-c oxidase, cbb3-type subunit I, which translates to MPVRVAWQDFATVEALTTSTATIGLAYNYKVVRQFVVATVVWGVVGMAMGVWIASQLVWPQMNLDLPWTTFGRLRPLHTSLVIFGFAGSAQFAASYYAVQRTCQVRLFSEKLAAFTFWGWQSVIVVMLITLPLGYTTTKEYAEIEFSGAVWMTVVWVAYAIVFFTTVVQRKTKHIYVGNWFFGAFIVVIAMLHVVNHLAIPVDWFKSYPVYSGATDAMVQWWYGHNAVGFFLTTGFLGMMYYFVPKQVGRPVYSYRLSIVHFWALITLYIWAGPHHLHYTALPDWAQSLGMAMSLILLAPSWGGMINGMMTLSGAWHKLRTDPILRFLVLSLAFYGMSTFEGPMMAIKTVNALSHYTDWTIGHVHAGALGWVAMITFGSLYHMVPKVFGREQMYSTPLINLHFWLATIGTVLYIASMWVNGITQGLMWRAINDDGTLTYSFVEALQASHPGFVVRFAGGVFFLSGMLLMAYNVWRTVRVSDVEMAHREAQIA; encoded by the coding sequence ATGCCAGTCCGGGTGGCCTGGCAAGACTTTGCAACCGTGGAAGCATTGACCACGAGCACAGCAACAATCGGACTGGCCTATAACTACAAGGTCGTCCGCCAATTCGTCGTGGCAACCGTGGTTTGGGGTGTCGTGGGGATGGCGATGGGGGTGTGGATCGCCTCGCAACTGGTGTGGCCACAGATGAACCTCGACCTGCCGTGGACCACCTTCGGCCGCTTGCGCCCGCTGCACACCAGCCTGGTGATTTTCGGCTTTGCTGGCAGCGCGCAATTCGCCGCCAGTTACTACGCGGTGCAGCGCACCTGCCAGGTGCGGCTGTTTTCGGAGAAGCTCGCGGCATTCACCTTTTGGGGCTGGCAGTCGGTAATCGTGGTGATGCTGATCACCCTGCCGCTGGGCTACACCACCACCAAGGAATACGCCGAGATCGAATTTTCCGGCGCGGTGTGGATGACGGTGGTCTGGGTCGCTTACGCCATTGTGTTCTTCACCACCGTGGTGCAACGCAAGACCAAACACATCTACGTCGGCAATTGGTTCTTCGGCGCGTTCATTGTGGTGATCGCCATGTTGCACGTGGTCAATCACCTGGCGATTCCGGTGGACTGGTTCAAGTCTTATCCGGTGTATTCCGGGGCGACCGACGCCATGGTGCAGTGGTGGTACGGGCACAACGCAGTGGGTTTCTTCCTGACCACCGGGTTCCTGGGGATGATGTACTACTTCGTGCCAAAACAGGTCGGGCGACCGGTGTATTCCTATCGGCTGTCGATCGTGCATTTCTGGGCGCTGATCACCCTGTACATCTGGGCCGGCCCGCACCACTTGCATTACACCGCGCTGCCGGACTGGGCGCAGTCGCTCGGCATGGCCATGTCGCTGATCCTGCTGGCACCGAGTTGGGGCGGGATGATCAACGGCATGATGACGCTCTCGGGCGCCTGGCATAAATTGCGCACCGACCCAATCCTGCGCTTTTTGGTGTTGTCCCTGGCGTTCTACGGGATGTCGACTTTCGAAGGGCCGATGATGGCGATCAAAACGGTCAACGCCCTCTCCCACTACACCGACTGGACCATCGGCCACGTTCACGCCGGCGCTCTGGGTTGGGTGGCAATGATCACCTTCGGCTCGCTGTACCACATGGTCCCGAAAGTCTTCGGCCGCGAGCAGATGTACAGCACGCCGCTGATCAACCTGCACTTCTGGCTGGCGACCATCGGCACCGTGCTGTACATCGCCTCGATGTGGGTCAACGGCATCACCCAGGGCCTGATGTGGCGGGCGATCAACGACGACGGCACGCTGACCTACTCCTTCGTCGAAGCCTTGCAGGCCAGCCATCCAGGGTTCGTGGTGCGCTTCGCCGGCGGTGTATTCTTCCTCAGCGGCATGTTGCTGATGGCTTACAACGTCTGGCGCACAGTGCGGGTTTCGGACGTTGAAATGGCCCACCGCGAAGCGCAGATTGCCTGA